TTGTTCAGTTCTGACGGTTAACATTGCCATGGCAGCTGCCGCATCTCTGGCGGTGATGATCGGAGTTCCCATGACGGGGGCATTCATAGAACCACTCCCGTCTATCGCCAGAAGGTATCGTTTTCCTGTGGTGGCTACGTAGTTGAAGGAAAGATAGAATGCTTCTTCCAATGCATTACTAATCTTCGGATTCACCTGCCATCTCAGCTTTCCTAACTCACCTTGGCCTTTAGAGTAAGCCTTATGAGCCACCAGTAAGGTAAAAGGATGAATTCTAGCCGATTTCAATAGATCTTTGCTTTTCAGCTTCTCCTCTGCAAGGGATTCTCCAAAGCTGTCAGATTCCAGCAGACCAAGACTAGACATTTTGCCCAAATTTCTTATCATGGCCGTCATTGGCATATGCCTCATCAATGCCTCCCAGACCACTCTTGATTTTAACAGGTCAGTTGGCACATGCTCTCGAGCCAGATGATGTTCCAAAATCATTAGCTTCATCGTTTCTTCATTAGTGCACTTCTTTGCATCTTTAAACACTTTCACCAGAGCGGCAACTTTTTTCAATTCCAAGTGCGGGAGTCCTTCTTCTCTTCTTGCTAGGGCCATCTCCCAGTCGCTTTCTCTCTGACCGTTTTCATGACAAACATAGTAAACCAGGTACCCCAAGGCATCATAGCTCGTTTTGATATGGCACAGACGGAAAACGTCTCTATGGGTGAATCCAAATCTTGCCTTGTACTTGGTCATGTGGTAGGCCAATAAAAGATTCCCGCCTTTCTTATTCCTATAATTCTCGTACCACATGGACACCCCCTTACGATGAGCTCTTCCCCATCCTTTCCCATTAGGGTTCACCTCTTGGGCAAACTTGATAAACTGGAAAAGATGGGTTGGAATTCGACAGACATCTGACAGGGCTTTGTAAGCTGCTTCTTTCGTCGCAAGGTCGCTACAGCGGCAGCACAAAGCAAGAGCAAATAGGATTGGGTCGGCTTTGCAAGCTTTGTTTTGCAAACTGAACTTT
This portion of the Magallana gigas chromosome 7, xbMagGiga1.1, whole genome shotgun sequence genome encodes:
- the LOC105341098 gene encoding RNA-binding protein RO60 is translated as MSGMDIDVEEDEWADLSIPEGHEPSISEPLPSTDQTQNASGGYVFRTVDLTRLRRFLCMGTEGGTYHTGEIVLKRENAKCIARLINRGEGSQVVATIKKFSLQNKACKADPILFALALCCRCSDLATKEAAYKALSDVCRIPTHLFQFIKFAQEVNPNGKGWGRAHRKGVSMWYENYRNKKGGNLLLAYHMTKYKARFGFTHRDVFRLCHIKTSYDALGYLVYYVCHENGQRESDWEMALARREEGLPHLELKKVAALVKVFKDAKKCTNEETMKLMILEHHLAREHVPTDLLKSRVVWEALMRHMPMTAMIRNLGKMSSLGLLESDSFGESLAEEKLKSKDLLKSARIHPFTLLVAHKAYSKGQGELGKLRWQVNPKISNALEEAFYLSFNYVATTGKRYLLAIDGSGSMNAPVMGTPIITARDAAAAMAMLTVRTEQRCDVVAFSGNQEGVTKLSISPQDDLDTVLERISRLPFGSTNCAAPILDAIQSKKMYDVFVVYTDSETNVGSVHPSKALKNYRTTSGNANARLIVCGLASNGFSIADPDDPLMMDIVGFDSGAPAAIHQFVTGNI